Proteins from a genomic interval of Marmota flaviventris isolate mMarFla1 chromosome 8, mMarFla1.hap1, whole genome shotgun sequence:
- the Zbed2 gene encoding LOW QUALITY PROTEIN: zinc finger BED domain-containing protein 2 (The sequence of the model RefSeq protein was modified relative to this genomic sequence to represent the inferred CDS: inserted 1 base in 1 codon) — MVGKGEYGELPAEENQATPAVEEEATRIQVKGDLEMKKEEEICEAGELGPFVSTVPTLIPHNKGIRISEAWEYFHLAPACAAHHPNQYATCCLCGRQVSCGSGVNVGTTALWKHLKSMHREELEKSGHCQAGQRQDPRPPGPQLPVCIEGDWGRFLEQASTLALWGSQREKEVLRRERAVERREHALEEVERAILEMKLLWKVKAEKEAGQRGEKDLXMAAHPFHFL, encoded by the exons ATGGTAGGGAAAGGGGAGTATGGTGAGCTGCCTGCTGAGGAAAACCAGGCAACACCAG CGGTGGAAGAGGAGGCAACCAGGATTCAGGTAAAAGGAGACTTGgagatgaagaaggaggaggagatctGTGAGGCCGGAGAGCTTGGTCCGTTTGTGAGTACTGTGCCCACCCTGATACCCCACAACAAGGGGATCCGGATTTCTGAAGCATGGGAGTATTTCCACCTGGCCCCTGCTTGTGCTGCTCACCATCCCAACCAGTATGCCACCTGCTGCCTGTGTGGCAGGCAGGTGAGCTGTGGTTCTGGGGTTAATGTGGGCACCACCGCTCTTTGGAAGCATCTGAAAAGCATGCACAGGGAGGAGCTGGAGAAGAGTGGCCACTGCCAGGCGGGGCAGCGCCAGGACCCACGGCCCCCAGGGCCCCAGCTCCCCGTGTGCATCGAGGGAGACTGGGGCAGGTTCCTGGAGCAGGCCAGCACCCTGGCTTTGTGGGGCAGCCAGAGGGAAAAGGAGGTGCTTAGGAGGGAGAGGGCTGTGGAGAGACGTGAGCACGCCTTGGAGGAGGTGGAAAGGGCGATCCTGGAGATGAAGCTGTTGTGG AAGGTGAAGGCTGAGAAGGAGGCAGGCCAACGTGGAGAGAAGGACC CGATGGCTGCAcatcctttccattttctttaa